One Rhizobium sp. NRK18 genomic window carries:
- the rnr gene encoding ribonuclease R — protein sequence MPKSNKPGRDRTAASGKEDTIIHGAVPPRDVLLRFIADYPDRASKREIAKAFGLKGEARVELKDLLRDLEDEGLLEKKRKSLMRPGALPPVTVLDITTRDKDGELIGRPAEWPEEAGVAPAVLIKQSTNGRNKAPAAGLNDRILAKIFPAKDRAGPAYTARVIKVIDKRKTAALGVFRETPGGGGRVDPVDRRDNELVIDPDAVENAKDGDLVEVDVVRSGRYGLPRGKIMSVLGSVASEKAISMIAIHAHGIPYIFPQAALAEADSAKPATMEKREDWRDVPLITIDPADAKDHDDAVYAEDDPSPDNPGGVIVTVAIADVSWYVRPGSALDREALKRGNSVYFPDRVVPMLPERISNDLCSLREGEDRPALAVRMTFSKDGRKGSHTFHRIMMKSAAKLAYQQAQAAIDGNPDDKAGPLLEPILKPLWHAYEVMKRGRDRRQPLDLDLPERKILLKEDGTVDRVFVPPRLDAHKLIEEMMIQANVAAAETLEKKRQVLIYRVHDQPSLAKQEVLREFLGTLGMSLTKGGHMRANSFNGILAQASGKAFETMVGEMVLRSQSQAIYSPENIGHFGLNLMKYAHFTSPIRRYADLIVHRALVGSLGFGQGGITPEEEGQLDDIAAEISTFERRAMAAERDTVDRLIAHHLAGRVGEEFKGRVRGVTKAGLFVALPEFGADGFVPISTLGMDYFIYDEAHQALTGERSGLGYRLGDEVEVKLVHAQPLAGSLQFEMLSEGRKMPTATRSFHKTTRRRAGGPGKRPGTRPPRGRR from the coding sequence ATGCCGAAATCGAACAAGCCGGGGCGCGATCGGACTGCGGCGAGCGGCAAGGAAGACACGATCATTCACGGCGCGGTGCCGCCGCGTGACGTTCTGCTGCGCTTCATCGCCGATTATCCGGACCGGGCCTCGAAGCGGGAAATCGCCAAGGCATTCGGGCTGAAGGGCGAGGCCCGCGTCGAACTGAAGGATCTGCTGCGCGATCTCGAGGACGAAGGGCTGCTCGAGAAGAAGCGCAAGTCGCTGATGCGGCCGGGCGCCCTGCCCCCGGTCACCGTGCTCGACATCACCACCCGCGACAAGGACGGCGAACTGATCGGCCGCCCGGCGGAGTGGCCGGAGGAAGCCGGCGTCGCGCCGGCCGTCCTGATCAAGCAGTCCACAAACGGCCGCAACAAGGCGCCGGCGGCCGGCCTCAACGACCGCATCCTTGCGAAGATATTCCCGGCCAAGGATCGCGCTGGCCCGGCCTACACGGCCCGCGTCATCAAGGTCATCGACAAGCGCAAGACGGCAGCGCTCGGCGTGTTTCGCGAAACGCCCGGCGGCGGCGGACGCGTCGATCCTGTCGACCGGCGCGACAATGAACTCGTGATCGATCCGGATGCAGTGGAGAACGCCAAGGACGGCGACCTCGTCGAAGTCGACGTCGTGCGATCCGGCCGCTACGGCCTGCCGCGCGGCAAGATCATGTCCGTGCTCGGCTCGGTCGCGTCCGAAAAGGCGATCTCGATGATCGCCATCCATGCGCACGGCATTCCCTACATCTTCCCGCAGGCGGCTCTGGCCGAAGCCGACAGCGCCAAGCCCGCGACCATGGAAAAGCGCGAGGACTGGCGTGACGTGCCGCTGATCACCATCGATCCGGCAGACGCCAAGGACCATGACGACGCGGTCTATGCCGAAGACGATCCGTCTCCGGACAATCCGGGCGGCGTCATCGTCACCGTCGCGATCGCCGACGTCTCCTGGTATGTGCGCCCCGGCTCGGCGCTCGACCGCGAGGCCTTGAAGCGTGGCAATTCCGTCTATTTCCCCGACCGCGTCGTGCCTATGCTGCCGGAGCGGATTTCCAACGATCTCTGCTCGCTGCGCGAAGGTGAAGACCGGCCGGCGCTTGCCGTGCGCATGACCTTCTCCAAGGATGGTCGCAAGGGCAGCCACACCTTCCACCGCATCATGATGAAGAGCGCCGCCAAGCTGGCCTACCAACAGGCACAGGCGGCGATCGATGGCAATCCGGACGACAAGGCCGGACCGCTGCTGGAACCGATCCTGAAGCCGCTGTGGCACGCCTACGAGGTCATGAAGCGCGGTCGCGATCGCCGCCAGCCGCTGGACCTCGACCTGCCCGAGCGCAAGATCCTGCTGAAGGAGGACGGCACCGTCGACCGCGTGTTCGTGCCGCCTCGCCTCGACGCCCACAAGCTGATCGAGGAAATGATGATCCAGGCGAACGTCGCGGCCGCCGAGACGCTGGAGAAGAAGCGCCAGGTCCTGATCTACCGCGTCCACGATCAGCCGTCGCTCGCCAAGCAGGAGGTGCTGCGCGAGTTTCTCGGCACGCTCGGCATGTCGCTCACCAAGGGCGGGCACATGCGCGCGAACTCGTTCAACGGCATCCTAGCGCAGGCCAGCGGCAAGGCGTTCGAGACGATGGTCGGCGAGATGGTGCTGCGGTCGCAGAGCCAGGCGATCTACAGCCCTGAGAACATCGGCCATTTCGGCCTCAACCTGATGAAATACGCGCACTTCACCTCGCCGATCCGCCGCTATGCGGACCTGATCGTGCACCGGGCGCTTGTCGGCTCTCTCGGTTTCGGCCAGGGCGGCATCACGCCGGAAGAGGAAGGCCAGCTCGACGATATCGCCGCCGAGATCTCGACCTTCGAGCGGCGTGCCATGGCGGCCGAGCGCGATACGGTCGACAGGCTGATCGCCCACCACCTTGCCGGCCGGGTCGGTGAGGAATTCAAGGGACGGGTGCGCGGCGTGACGAAGGCCGGACTATTTGTCGCGCTTCCGGAATTTGGAGCCGACGGATTCGTCCCCATATCTACGCTGGGGATGGATTACTTCATCTATGACGAGGCGCATCAGGCGCTGACCGGCGAGCGAAGCGGGCTTGGATACAGGCTCGGCGACGAGGTCGAGGTAAAATTGGTGCACGCACAGCCGCTTGCCGGCTCCCTGCAGTTCGAAATGCTCAGCGAAGGGCGCAAGATGCCGACGGCAACGCGCTCCTTCCACAAGACAACCCGTCGCCGGGCCGGCGGCCCCGGCAAGCGGCCGGGCACCCGCCCGCCCCGCGGCAGACGATAG
- a CDS encoding DUF983 domain-containing protein has translation MTTDSGAQPMEFGGVDKAERPLGQSIMRGMLNRCPACGSGRLFKAYLKPVDNCAACGEDISHQRADDLPPYLVILVLGHVMVGGFMMTDLVFQVSMWVHLAIWVPLTIIIALLIIQPIKGGVIGLQWALKMHGFGGEPDEARDI, from the coding sequence ATGACCACGGACAGCGGAGCACAGCCGATGGAATTCGGTGGCGTGGACAAGGCGGAGCGGCCGCTCGGCCAGTCGATCATGCGCGGCATGCTGAACCGCTGCCCGGCCTGCGGCAGCGGCAGGCTGTTCAAGGCCTACCTGAAGCCGGTCGACAATTGCGCGGCCTGCGGTGAGGACATCTCGCACCAGCGCGCCGACGACCTGCCGCCCTACCTCGTCATTCTCGTCCTCGGCCATGTCATGGTCGGCGGCTTCATGATGACCGATCTCGTCTTCCAGGTCTCGATGTGGGTACATCTCGCCATATGGGTGCCGCTGACGATCATCATCGCGCTGCTGATCATCCAGCCGATCAAGGGTGGTGTCATCGGCCTGCAATGGGCGCTGAAGATGCACGGCTTCGGCGGCGAGCCCGACGAGGCGCGAGACATCTGA
- a CDS encoding MFS transporter: MTEQTAGTGFPDKIRWPSLIAAVASITSVGIAIGLGLPLLSIILEKRGIPSTLIGLNTAMAGLASMAAAPITTKLAHDFGVARTMLVAVVIATISGFGFYYVENFWLWFPLRFFFHGAITTLFILSEFWINAASPPSKRGLVLGIYATLLALGFALGPLLYSLIGSEGILPFLVAGGAILLSAVPIFIARAESPRLDEKPEMHFFRYIFLVPTATAAVFVFGAVEAGGLSLFPIYATRAGFTEAQGALLLTIMGIGNVVFQIPIGLLSDKIRDKRSLLSLLALIGLIGATALPVLTHNWMVMAAVLLFWGGSVSGLYMVGLSHMGARLSGSDLAAANAAFIFCYAVGTVAGPQVIGAAMDIGGNSGFAWAIAGFFALYVILSLLRLLFRPKRT; the protein is encoded by the coding sequence ATGACCGAGCAGACCGCGGGGACAGGTTTCCCCGACAAGATTCGCTGGCCATCGCTCATTGCCGCAGTCGCGTCGATTACCTCGGTCGGCATTGCCATCGGCCTCGGCCTGCCGCTGTTGAGCATCATTCTGGAAAAGCGCGGCATTCCTTCCACCCTGATCGGGCTCAACACGGCCATGGCCGGCCTCGCCTCGATGGCCGCCGCTCCGATCACCACCAAGCTTGCGCATGATTTCGGCGTCGCCCGCACGATGCTGGTCGCCGTCGTGATAGCCACCATTTCCGGCTTCGGCTTTTACTATGTCGAGAATTTCTGGCTGTGGTTTCCGCTGCGGTTCTTCTTCCATGGCGCCATCACCACGCTGTTCATCCTCTCCGAATTCTGGATCAATGCAGCCTCGCCGCCCTCAAAGCGGGGCCTGGTTCTCGGCATATACGCGACGCTGCTGGCGCTGGGCTTTGCGCTCGGACCCCTGCTCTATTCGCTGATCGGCAGTGAAGGCATTCTGCCCTTCCTGGTGGCGGGCGGCGCAATCCTCCTGTCCGCCGTGCCGATCTTCATCGCGCGTGCCGAAAGCCCGAGGCTGGACGAAAAGCCGGAGATGCATTTCTTCCGCTATATCTTCCTCGTGCCGACGGCGACGGCCGCCGTCTTCGTCTTCGGTGCGGTGGAGGCAGGCGGACTGTCGCTGTTCCCGATCTATGCGACGCGGGCAGGCTTCACCGAGGCGCAGGGCGCGCTGCTTCTGACGATCATGGGCATCGGCAATGTCGTCTTCCAGATCCCGATCGGGCTGCTTTCCGACAAGATCCGCGACAAGCGCAGCCTGCTGTCGCTGCTGGCTCTCATCGGCCTGATCGGCGCCACGGCGCTGCCCGTCCTCACCCACAACTGGATGGTGATGGCCGCAGTGCTGCTCTTCTGGGGCGGCAGCGTGTCGGGGCTCTACATGGTGGGACTCAGTCACATGGGCGCGCGGCTCAGCGGTTCAGACCTTGCAGCCGCCAATGCAGCCTTCATATTCTGCTACGCCGTCGGCACGGTGGCCGGTCCACAGGTCATCGGCGCGGCGATGGATATCGGCGGAAACAGCGGTTTTGCGTGGGCAATTGCGGGATTCTTCGCACTCTACGTGATACTATCCCTGCTCCGTTTGCTTTTTAGACCAAAACGGACTTGA
- the rpmG gene encoding 50S ribosomal protein L33, with protein sequence MAKATTIKIKLLSTADTGFFYVTKKNSRTFTDKMTKTKYDPIAKKHVEFKETKIK encoded by the coding sequence ATGGCGAAAGCTACCACCATCAAGATCAAGTTGCTGTCGACCGCTGACACGGGCTTTTTCTACGTCACCAAGAAGAACAGCCGTACGTTTACGGACAAGATGACGAAGACCAAGTACGATCCGATCGCCAAGAAGCACGTCGAATTCAAGGAAACCAAGATCAAGTAA
- a CDS encoding PleD family two-component system response regulator → MTARILVVDDIPANVKLLEARLVAEYFEVLTAEDGMTALEICDRTHVDVILLDVMMPGINGFEVCERLKANPKTAHIPVVMVTALDQPEDRVRGLKAGADDFLTKPVNDLQLISRVKSLVRLKTLTDELRARAETAKHVGIADVLRAGDGQLEDKGSIMVVDGRGSSQERLVRTLQPIAEVHSMSDPQAALFEAAENSFDLIIVNSNFDDYDPLRLCSQLRSLERTRMIPLLIVTEQGDEQMIIRALELGVNDYIIRPVDPNELVARSLTQIRRKRYNDRLRANVTQSIELAVTDGLTGLSNRRYLDSHLKVLFNRALVRGRPMSLCITDIDRFKMVNDTYGHDAGDEVLKEFASRIRSAVRGADLACRYGGEEFVIVMPDTPRDVAALVAERLRQAVESKPFTIRSRDEEVSVTASVGISTTSASLSGPEELLKLADQALYTAKNSGRNRVVEAA, encoded by the coding sequence ATGACGGCACGAATTCTGGTTGTTGACGATATCCCGGCGAACGTGAAGCTGCTCGAAGCGCGGCTGGTCGCGGAATACTTCGAGGTGCTGACCGCCGAAGACGGCATGACGGCGCTTGAGATCTGCGACCGCACGCATGTCGATGTCATCCTGCTGGACGTCATGATGCCTGGCATCAACGGCTTCGAAGTCTGCGAACGGCTGAAGGCGAACCCGAAGACCGCGCATATTCCCGTCGTCATGGTCACGGCACTGGATCAGCCGGAAGATCGCGTGCGTGGCCTGAAGGCCGGTGCCGACGATTTCCTGACCAAGCCCGTCAACGACCTGCAGCTGATCTCCCGCGTCAAGAGCCTCGTGCGCCTGAAGACGCTGACCGACGAACTGCGCGCCCGCGCCGAGACCGCCAAGCATGTCGGCATTGCCGATGTCCTCAGGGCCGGCGACGGACAGCTGGAGGACAAGGGCAGCATCATGGTGGTCGACGGCCGCGGTAGCTCTCAGGAGCGGCTGGTCCGCACCCTGCAGCCGATCGCCGAGGTCCATTCCATGTCGGATCCGCAGGCGGCACTGTTCGAGGCGGCCGAAAACAGCTTCGACCTGATCATCGTCAATTCCAATTTTGACGACTACGATCCGCTTCGCCTGTGCTCGCAGCTGCGCTCGCTGGAGCGCACCCGCATGATCCCGCTGCTGATCGTCACGGAGCAGGGCGATGAGCAGATGATCATCCGGGCTCTCGAACTCGGCGTGAACGACTACATCATCCGTCCGGTCGATCCTAATGAGTTGGTGGCCCGCAGCCTCACCCAGATCCGCCGCAAGCGTTATAACGACCGCCTGCGCGCCAACGTCACGCAGAGCATCGAGCTGGCCGTGACGGACGGGCTGACCGGTCTCAGCAACCGCCGTTACCTCGACAGCCATCTGAAGGTGCTGTTCAACCGTGCGCTGGTGCGCGGACGCCCGATGTCGCTCTGCATCACGGACATCGACCGCTTCAAGATGGTCAACGATACCTACGGCCACGATGCCGGCGACGAGGTTCTGAAGGAGTTCGCATCCCGCATCCGCTCGGCGGTACGCGGCGCCGATCTCGCCTGCCGCTACGGCGGCGAGGAATTTGTCATCGTCATGCCGGACACGCCGCGCGATGTGGCGGCGCTCGTTGCCGAGCGGCTGCGCCAGGCGGTCGAAAGCAAGCCCTTCACCATCAGAAGCCGTGATGAGGAAGTCAGCGTTACGGCATCGGTGGGCATTTCCACCACGTCGGCGTCGCTCTCCGGTCCGGAAGAACTGCTGAAACTTGCCGACCAGGCGCTGTACACTGCAAAGAACAGCGGCCGCAATCGCGTGGTCGAGGCTGCCTGA
- a CDS encoding response regulator encodes MPKKVMIVEDNELNMKLFKDLIEASGYETIQTRNGMEALDLAREHRPDLILMDIQLPEVSGLEVTKWLKEDDELHVIPVIAVTAFAMKGDEERIRQGGCEAYISKPISVPRFLETIKTYLGDA; translated from the coding sequence ATGCCGAAGAAGGTTATGATCGTAGAAGACAACGAGCTCAACATGAAGCTCTTCAAGGATCTGATTGAAGCTTCGGGATACGAGACGATCCAGACCCGCAATGGCATGGAAGCCCTTGATCTTGCTCGCGAACATCGGCCGGACCTCATTCTCATGGACATTCAGTTGCCGGAGGTTTCCGGGCTTGAAGTCACGAAGTGGCTGAAGGAAGATGACGAGCTGCATGTGATTCCGGTGATTGCGGTCACCGCCTTCGCCATGAAGGGCGATGAGGAGCGCATCCGACAGGGTGGCTGTGAAGCATATATCTCCAAACCGATTTCCGTTCCGAGGTTCCTCGAAACGATCAAGACCTATCTCGGCGACGCATGA
- a CDS encoding DUF3572 domain-containing protein: MKNDSKVSADPQETAIAVLSWLAAQPDMLGRFLALSGMRADQLREAAAKPGFFAALIEFLMNHEPSLMAFCSETGTRPEAVVAAARAFGADSGAWGDFQP, encoded by the coding sequence ATGAAGAATGATTCCAAAGTCTCCGCCGACCCGCAGGAAACCGCCATCGCGGTACTGTCCTGGCTGGCGGCCCAGCCCGATATGCTTGGACGCTTCCTTGCGCTCTCCGGCATGAGGGCCGACCAGCTGCGCGAAGCGGCGGCCAAGCCCGGCTTCTTCGCCGCCCTGATCGAGTTCCTGATGAACCACGAGCCCAGCCTGATGGCCTTCTGCAGCGAAACAGGCACACGTCCGGAAGCCGTCGTGGCCGCGGCCAGAGCCTTCGGCGCGGATTCCGGCGCCTGGGGCGATTTCCAGCCGTGA